Proteins from a genomic interval of Treponema brennaborense DSM 12168:
- a CDS encoding pyridoxamine 5'-phosphate oxidase family protein, giving the protein MRRTDRAVTDIREIEEIISTCKTCHVAMIDGTVPYVVPLNFGYELNERQLTLYVHCAAEGRKIDVWRANPLVCFDAVNEGEPLFPETPCNSGYYFSSVIGTGRIEAVENAAEKCRALALLMKHQCGKDIAFTAAQAAAVAVYRIISADYTAKRKSRPHRIR; this is encoded by the coding sequence ATGCGCAGAACCGACCGAGCCGTAACCGACATCCGTGAAATCGAAGAAATCATCAGCACGTGCAAAACGTGCCACGTCGCCATGATAGACGGAACCGTTCCGTACGTCGTCCCCCTTAATTTCGGATACGAACTGAACGAACGGCAGCTCACACTGTACGTCCACTGCGCCGCCGAAGGCCGAAAAATCGACGTCTGGCGCGCCAATCCGCTCGTCTGCTTCGACGCGGTAAACGAAGGCGAGCCGCTCTTTCCCGAAACGCCGTGCAATTCGGGCTATTATTTTTCAAGCGTCATCGGAACCGGCCGCATTGAAGCGGTTGAAAACGCCGCGGAAAAATGCCGGGCGCTCGCCCTGCTGATGAAGCACCAATGCGGTAAAGACATCGCCTTTACCGCAGCGCAGGCCGCCGCCGTCGCCGTATATCGGATAATTTCCGCCGATTACACGGCAAAACGCAAATCGCGCCCGCACCGCATCCGCTAA
- a CDS encoding TrpB-like pyridoxal phosphate-dependent enzyme has translation MKVPHRLYLTEDQMPTQWYNLRADMKEQPDPMINPATMKPAAVEDLYPVFCTELAKQEMDATTRYIDIPAGILEMYKIYRPSPLIRAYNLEKALGTPAKIYYKFEGNNTSGSHKLNSAIAQAYYAKQQGLTSLTTETGAGQWGTALSEACAYYDIPLTVFMVKCSYNQKPHRRTVMNTFGATVIASPSDTTNAGRAILAEDPANSGSLGCAISEAVEKAVSTEGCRYVLGSVLNQVLLHQSVIGLEAKKAMELLDEYPDVVIGCAGGGSNLGGLIAPFMQDKLTGKAAPRVVAVEPASCPSLTRGKYAYDFCDTGKITPLAKMYTLGCGFKPSPDHAGGLRYHGMSPILSKLYHDGYMEAVSVRQTDVFKAATMFAKYETILPAPESAHAILGAINEALECKKTGEAKTILFGLTGTGYFDMVAYGSYIDGTMSTYVPTDADLQKGFAGLPTIPGIQ, from the coding sequence ATGAAAGTACCCCACCGTTTATATCTTACCGAAGACCAAATGCCCACGCAGTGGTACAACCTGCGCGCCGACATGAAAGAGCAGCCCGATCCGATGATAAATCCCGCCACCATGAAACCGGCAGCCGTCGAAGACCTCTACCCCGTTTTCTGCACGGAACTCGCCAAGCAGGAAATGGACGCAACGACGCGCTACATCGACATTCCCGCGGGCATCCTCGAAATGTATAAAATTTACCGCCCCTCGCCGCTCATCCGCGCCTACAATCTGGAAAAAGCGCTCGGCACTCCGGCAAAAATCTACTATAAATTTGAAGGCAACAACACCTCCGGCAGCCATAAACTGAATTCCGCCATCGCGCAGGCGTATTATGCAAAACAGCAGGGACTCACCTCCCTCACCACCGAAACCGGCGCCGGACAGTGGGGCACCGCGCTCAGCGAAGCGTGCGCGTACTACGACATCCCGCTCACCGTCTTTATGGTCAAATGCTCGTACAACCAAAAACCCCACCGCCGCACCGTCATGAACACGTTCGGCGCAACGGTTATCGCAAGTCCCAGCGACACCACCAACGCCGGCCGCGCGATTCTTGCCGAAGACCCCGCCAACAGCGGCAGCCTCGGCTGCGCCATCTCCGAAGCGGTCGAAAAAGCCGTCTCCACCGAAGGCTGCCGCTACGTCCTCGGTTCGGTACTCAATCAAGTACTGCTGCATCAGTCCGTCATCGGCCTTGAAGCAAAAAAAGCCATGGAACTCCTCGACGAATACCCCGACGTCGTCATCGGCTGCGCGGGCGGCGGCTCAAATCTGGGCGGACTGATCGCCCCGTTCATGCAGGACAAACTCACCGGCAAAGCCGCCCCTCGCGTCGTCGCCGTAGAACCCGCTTCGTGCCCCTCGCTCACCCGCGGAAAATACGCCTACGACTTCTGCGACACCGGCAAAATCACCCCGCTCGCCAAAATGTACACCCTCGGCTGCGGTTTTAAACCCTCGCCCGACCACGCCGGAGGCCTGCGCTATCACGGCATGTCGCCCATTCTGTCCAAACTGTACCACGACGGATATATGGAAGCCGTCTCCGTCCGCCAGACAGACGTATTCAAAGCCGCAACCATGTTCGCAAAATACGAAACCATTCTGCCCGCCCCGGAATCGGCCCACGCAATCCTCGGTGCAATCAACGAAGCCCTCGAATGCAAAAAAACCGGCGAAGCAAAAACCATCTTGTTCGGACTCACCGGCACCGGCTATTTCGACATGGTAGCCTACGGTTCCTACATCGACGGCACCATGAGCACCTACGTCCCCACCGACGCCGATTTACAGAAAGGCTTCGCCGGCCTCCCCACAATTCCCGGCATTCAATAA
- a CDS encoding helix-turn-helix domain-containing protein, giving the protein MSLQETFIENLKFYRKQAKFSQKDLSIMLNKGYNYVNSIEGGVSFPPPQVIDEIAGILHIEPEILFSKSGSPANINASFRKRYAATLKDTLISHISAEIEKICREMIEK; this is encoded by the coding sequence ATGTCATTGCAGGAAACGTTTATAGAAAACCTGAAATTCTACCGGAAGCAGGCAAAATTTTCACAAAAAGATTTATCAATCATGTTGAATAAAGGCTATAATTACGTTAACAGTATTGAAGGCGGTGTTTCGTTTCCGCCGCCGCAAGTCATAGATGAAATAGCCGGCATTCTGCACATTGAGCCGGAAATTCTCTTTTCAAAAAGTGGCAGTCCTGCAAACATCAATGCGTCGTTCAGAAAAAGATATGCCGCTACGCTCAAAGACACGCTTATTTCCCACATCAGCGCCGAAATCGAAAAAATCTGCCGTGAAATGATAGAAAAATAA
- a CDS encoding acyltransferase family protein gives MQETTENKLYVKRSSNFELLRILAMLMIVACHAVQHSRTGNFSLMIEPFSVNVAANYLLGSYGQLGVILFVIVSSWFLCSAKSIHSEKVVRLYLQTMLCSVAVFVFVKLGGFEPVGFKELVKTFLTPIYGGYWFIRTYLFFYLLVPFLQDYVRKADEKLQVRLLAIMTILLPVFRFFFFVESEFGNVGDFIYVFIAVAYLKKKEGNYLEKYCRIIFAALLALMWSALFAANILCHRLEFSKNLTRNVILHIYSSRHIFIMLLAMSLFYIFKNHVKIGYSRIINTVANTTFGVYIFHENLLFHSYGENGLSETALLFEQWLHVGAHFETDKLYPLYLILCVFAVFTVCGLIEFLRRKLCCSVEYGFKKLLRR, from the coding sequence ATGCAAGAAACAACTGAAAACAAATTATACGTTAAGCGTTCTTCAAATTTTGAGCTGCTTAGAATTCTTGCAATGTTGATGATTGTTGCATGTCACGCGGTGCAGCATTCCCGCACCGGAAACTTCTCTTTGATGATTGAGCCTTTCAGTGTAAATGTGGCGGCGAATTATCTTTTGGGTTCGTACGGACAGCTTGGGGTGATTTTGTTCGTTATTGTTTCAAGCTGGTTTTTATGTAGTGCGAAAAGTATTCACTCCGAAAAGGTCGTGCGCCTGTATCTTCAGACCATGCTGTGCAGCGTTGCGGTTTTTGTGTTCGTAAAGCTCGGCGGATTTGAGCCTGTAGGATTTAAGGAACTTGTAAAAACCTTTTTAACGCCGATATACGGCGGTTACTGGTTTATCAGGACGTATCTGTTCTTTTATCTGCTGGTACCGTTTCTGCAGGATTACGTCCGGAAGGCGGATGAAAAACTTCAAGTTCGCTTGCTTGCAATTATGACGATCCTTCTGCCTGTGTTTCGTTTCTTTTTTTTTGTTGAATCTGAATTCGGGAACGTTGGGGATTTTATTTATGTGTTCATCGCCGTGGCATATTTGAAGAAAAAAGAAGGCAATTACCTTGAAAAATACTGCCGAATTATTTTTGCGGCGCTTCTTGCTTTGATGTGGAGTGCACTTTTTGCCGCGAATATCCTGTGCCATCGGTTAGAATTCAGCAAAAATCTGACACGGAACGTTATTCTGCACATTTATAGCAGTCGCCATATTTTTATTATGTTGCTTGCCATGAGTCTGTTCTATATCTTCAAAAACCATGTGAAAATCGGGTACTCAAGAATCATAAATACCGTGGCTAATACGACGTTCGGTGTGTATATTTTCCATGAGAATCTGCTGTTCCATTCTTATGGAGAAAACGGCTTGAGTGAAACGGCACTTTTGTTTGAACAATGGCTGCACGTTGGTGCGCATTTTGAAACGGACAAGCTTTATCCGCTTTATTTGATTTTGTGCGTGTTTGCAGTGTTCACCGTTTGCGGTCTGATAGAATTCCTGCGCCGAAAATTGTGCTGCTCGGTAGAGTACGGGTTCAAGAAACTCCTTCGGAGATGA
- a CDS encoding AEC family transporter, whose amino-acid sequence MRILEIVVPVFFLIALGYVLKRKKIISDSGIASIKNIAVNVFLPAIAFNVLINGKFGKSSLVLIGTEIVVLFAAYGAGFFCKRFFDRSVQGYVPLAVTTFEGGMFGWAMISILVGAENLFYIIPMDMMNGIFCFTIMATSLKILAGSKMTIGETVKSFFTSPLILAVIAGFIGCAFQLGTKINDSAFSEVYRQCIRWLTEPLSPVILLCIGSGLEFNRRIFAKGIKLVCCRLVVMGILCALVLFFLSRIIGLFPALTVSIVTYFFIPSSFLLPMYTNEKESVEFTSGFLSLQIIVSLIIFTVISICVQTGVFGSIS is encoded by the coding sequence ATGAGAATTCTGGAAATCGTCGTACCCGTATTTTTTCTGATAGCATTGGGCTACGTCCTGAAACGCAAAAAAATTATCAGCGATTCGGGTATCGCTTCGATAAAAAATATAGCCGTAAACGTGTTTCTGCCGGCAATCGCTTTCAACGTGTTGATAAACGGAAAATTCGGCAAAAGTTCGCTCGTTTTAATCGGTACGGAAATCGTCGTCCTGTTTGCCGCATACGGCGCGGGATTTTTCTGCAAACGGTTTTTCGACCGGAGCGTGCAGGGATACGTACCGCTCGCCGTTACTACGTTTGAAGGCGGAATGTTCGGCTGGGCAATGATATCCATACTCGTCGGGGCGGAAAACCTGTTTTACATCATTCCGATGGACATGATGAACGGCATTTTCTGTTTTACCATTATGGCGACCAGCCTGAAAATACTCGCCGGCTCGAAAATGACGATCGGAGAAACCGTAAAATCGTTTTTTACCAGTCCGCTCATTCTTGCCGTTATCGCCGGATTTATCGGCTGCGCTTTCCAGTTAGGAACTAAAATAAACGATTCGGCCTTTTCGGAGGTATACCGGCAATGCATACGCTGGCTGACAGAACCGCTTTCGCCGGTCATACTGTTGTGCATCGGCTCCGGCTTGGAATTCAACCGGCGGATCTTTGCAAAGGGTATCAAACTGGTTTGCTGCCGGCTCGTCGTTATGGGGATTTTATGCGCGCTCGTCCTGTTTTTCTTGTCACGCATAATCGGATTGTTTCCGGCGCTGACCGTCTCCATCGTTACGTACTTTTTCATTCCGAGTTCTTTTCTGCTTCCCATGTATACGAATGAAAAAGAATCCGTCGAATTCACTTCCGGATTTTTATCGCTCCAGATAATCGTATCGCTTATCATTTTTACCGTCATCAGCATCTGCGTACAGACCGGCGTTTTCGGCTCCATTTCATAA
- a CDS encoding L-fuculose-phosphate aldolase translates to MLLEKERMDVMHYCRKLVSAGLTKGTGGNISIYNRDQNLVAISPSGMDYFEVELTDIPVVSLDGAVVEGKRKPSSELKMHLIYYANREDISAVVHTHSPYCTVLATIREPLPASSYLVAFAGKNVRCTDYRQFGTEALADVAFDGMKDRNAVLLANHGLIAGGESIAHAFTVAEEIEFCAQIYVKSRAIGTPVILEDSEMISLIKKFKQYGQ, encoded by the coding sequence ATGTTATTGGAAAAAGAACGGATGGACGTCATGCATTATTGCAGAAAACTGGTTTCTGCGGGACTTACCAAAGGTACCGGCGGGAATATCAGCATTTACAACAGGGATCAGAATCTCGTCGCCATCAGTCCGAGCGGAATGGATTATTTTGAAGTGGAACTGACGGACATTCCCGTCGTTTCACTCGACGGCGCCGTCGTTGAAGGAAAACGGAAACCGTCGAGCGAACTGAAAATGCATCTCATTTATTACGCGAACCGTGAAGATATTTCCGCCGTCGTTCACACGCATTCGCCGTACTGCACCGTGCTGGCAACGATACGCGAACCGCTGCCGGCTTCAAGTTATTTGGTCGCGTTCGCGGGAAAAAACGTCCGCTGCACCGACTACCGGCAGTTCGGAACGGAAGCGCTGGCCGACGTTGCGTTCGACGGCATGAAAGACCGGAACGCCGTACTTTTGGCGAATCACGGACTGATTGCCGGCGGTGAATCGATAGCCCATGCGTTCACCGTGGCAGAAGAAATCGAATTCTGCGCACAGATATACGTAAAATCGCGGGCTATCGGTACGCCGGTTATTTTGGAAGACAGTGAAATGATTTCACTGATCAAGAAATTCAAACAGTACGGTCAGTGA
- a CDS encoding 2-hydroxyacid dehydrogenase, translating to MEKIKIFFTAEYDANELEPLAEFAEILFDGWARGLPKLTEAQLAEKAADADMIVTSYDDITREVIEHAPHLKLIACTRATPVNIDVQAAREKNIPVLFTPGRNSDSAAELTVALMLCAARHVPQAHSALKKGLFTAPETVPNQAKAGLKQDVIWDMTVDAPYTVFKGTQLKGKTLGILGYGSIGRRVGKIARAMGMQLLVYDPYQSEIEIEEIGIMKVRSLEQLMRESDFITCHMKVTPETRGMINRERIALMKPSAYFINTSRGSVLDESAMIDALRRKKIAGAAFDVYEHEPLARNHPYITELDNVVVTPHIAGATREVLTNHTRQIVSDIIRFMRKEPLLYRYK from the coding sequence ATGGAAAAAATCAAAATCTTTTTTACCGCGGAATACGACGCGAATGAATTGGAACCGCTGGCGGAATTCGCCGAGATTCTGTTCGACGGCTGGGCACGCGGGCTGCCCAAATTAACGGAAGCACAGCTTGCCGAAAAAGCGGCGGACGCCGACATGATCGTTACGTCCTACGACGACATCACGCGCGAAGTTATTGAACACGCGCCGCATCTCAAACTGATAGCCTGTACCCGGGCAACCCCGGTTAATATAGACGTACAAGCGGCACGGGAAAAAAACATACCGGTGCTGTTTACTCCCGGGCGGAATTCCGATTCCGCAGCGGAACTGACGGTCGCACTCATGCTGTGCGCCGCACGGCACGTTCCGCAAGCGCATTCCGCGCTGAAAAAAGGACTGTTTACCGCACCGGAAACCGTGCCGAATCAGGCTAAGGCGGGACTCAAACAGGACGTCATTTGGGACATGACCGTCGACGCGCCGTACACCGTGTTCAAAGGCACTCAATTGAAAGGAAAAACGCTCGGCATTCTCGGATACGGCAGTATCGGCCGCCGCGTGGGAAAAATTGCGCGCGCAATGGGTATGCAGCTGCTCGTGTATGATCCGTATCAAAGCGAAATCGAAATTGAAGAAATCGGCATCATGAAAGTCCGTTCGCTGGAACAGCTTATGCGCGAATCCGATTTTATAACCTGTCACATGAAAGTTACCCCCGAAACGAGGGGCATGATAAACCGCGAACGCATCGCGCTGATGAAACCTTCGGCGTATTTTATCAACACTTCCAGAGGATCCGTTCTCGACGAATCGGCGATGATCGACGCGCTGCGCCGTAAAAAAATAGCCGGCGCGGCGTTCGACGTTTACGAACACGAACCGCTCGCCCGTAATCACCCGTATATTACCGAACTGGACAACGTCGTCGTCACACCGCATATCGCCGGCGCCACGCGCGAAGTGCTCACCAATCACACCAGACAAATCGTTTCGGATATTATCCGCTTTATGCGGAAAGAACCGCTGCTGTACCGGTATAAGTAA
- a CDS encoding FGGY-family carbohydrate kinase, protein MTYVIGIDCGTTNIKAVLFDETGAEILVTSRENRPIYSGTSSAEMDMNLIWDKTAHCINDLVESGPAKKEEIMAVGITGQGEGLWLIDRNGEPVQNAILWCDGRATEEVSYFKRSDIGQIIHTITGTPPLEGTQLMLLKWMQNNRAETLDRAAACFFCKDWIRFRLSGQIACDWTDSGTSLLHLDQGTIAVNILQAMGLKKYLPILPVPISSDTLCACVCEQAAAQTGLCIGTPVITGGLDVSVSALGIGAIKEHDCCVILGTTCATEVIYRKKGCEFGEAGSRYEKHPLTDLYISLQPTMNGTPNLDWAMKEIIGTEDFSVARQLAASEPAGSRGVIYLPYISTSGERAPFHHPYASAGFFGINVQTSRATLIRAVYEGISFSIRDCLGNIDGRGTIYLAGGGAKDTVWAQMISDIMGMPVKIPDTKELGAKGIALMALVRTGVFGSYKAAVTASCKFKAEYTPDPQKKERYDRVFGLFREIRIAHMPLWNRRRELLEYLRQTDCP, encoded by the coding sequence ATGACCTACGTTATCGGAATAGACTGCGGAACGACGAACATAAAAGCAGTTCTTTTTGACGAAACAGGCGCGGAAATCCTCGTTACATCACGGGAAAACCGGCCGATTTATTCCGGTACGTCGTCCGCCGAAATGGATATGAATCTCATTTGGGACAAAACGGCGCACTGTATCAATGATCTCGTCGAATCGGGACCCGCAAAAAAGGAGGAAATCATGGCCGTCGGCATCACCGGACAAGGTGAAGGCCTTTGGCTCATAGACAGGAACGGGGAACCCGTGCAGAACGCCATTCTCTGGTGCGACGGGCGCGCAACCGAAGAAGTTTCGTATTTCAAGCGATCCGATATCGGACAAATAATACACACCATCACGGGAACACCGCCGCTCGAAGGGACGCAGCTGATGCTCCTGAAATGGATGCAGAACAACCGCGCGGAAACGCTCGACCGCGCCGCCGCCTGTTTTTTCTGTAAAGACTGGATCCGGTTCAGGTTATCGGGACAAATTGCGTGCGACTGGACCGATTCGGGAACAAGCCTGCTTCATCTGGATCAGGGAACGATCGCCGTCAATATCCTGCAAGCTATGGGACTTAAAAAATATCTGCCGATTCTTCCCGTTCCGATCAGCAGCGACACGCTGTGCGCATGCGTCTGCGAACAGGCGGCGGCTCAAACGGGACTGTGTATCGGAACGCCCGTTATCACCGGCGGACTGGATGTGTCGGTTTCGGCGCTGGGTATCGGCGCAATAAAAGAACACGATTGCTGCGTTATTCTGGGAACCACGTGCGCGACCGAAGTGATATACCGCAAAAAAGGCTGCGAATTCGGTGAAGCCGGTTCCCGCTATGAAAAACATCCGCTCACAGATTTGTATATCTCGCTGCAGCCGACTATGAACGGGACGCCGAACCTCGACTGGGCAATGAAAGAAATTATCGGCACCGAAGATTTTTCCGTCGCACGGCAGCTGGCCGCTTCCGAGCCGGCCGGATCCCGCGGCGTCATATATCTGCCGTACATAAGCACGTCCGGTGAACGGGCGCCGTTCCATCATCCGTACGCAAGTGCGGGCTTTTTCGGCATAAACGTGCAAACATCCAGAGCGACGCTGATACGGGCCGTTTACGAAGGCATTTCGTTTTCCATCAGGGACTGTCTGGGAAATATCGACGGCCGCGGCACGATATATCTTGCCGGCGGCGGCGCGAAAGACACCGTATGGGCGCAAATGATTTCCGACATCATGGGCATGCCGGTGAAAATTCCCGACACCAAAGAATTGGGAGCAAAAGGCATCGCTCTTATGGCACTGGTGCGCACGGGCGTATTCGGTTCTTACAAAGCCGCCGTTACCGCTTCCTGCAAATTCAAAGCCGAATACACGCCGGATCCGCAAAAAAAAGAACGCTACGACCGCGTGTTCGGTCTTTTCCGGGAAATTCGGATTGCGCACATGCCGCTGTGGAACAGACGCCGCGAGCTTCTGGAATATCTGCGGCAAACGGACTGCCCGTAA
- a CDS encoding sugar-binding transcriptional regulator produces the protein MEKRKFYIKIAHFYYVLKLTQDEIAKRFSISRQKVNQIINQLEDMQIVSIKINGYENRDFILENTIETEFNLKHVLVASVSDDFTPENVMNEVTSLAASCLDVFLPQKKRIGVSFSRTLSKTVQKMEYKKNANGHVVQMFGVQNALSDSTKDSTVAHLLAEKLDCTCYTMYSPGIVSSAELRNMLLKEKPIRDYFDYLTTCDAALVGIGSIDSDTFIRQNFFAEAEIEQLRSTGFHSVVCLNPIRDDGSWHDCPLSDRIIGIDIPTLRKIPDVIAVSANADKAKSIVSALRTGCIDTLIVDSRTAARICTLISPAAP, from the coding sequence ATGGAAAAACGGAAATTTTATATCAAAATTGCTCATTTCTACTATGTATTGAAATTGACACAGGATGAAATCGCAAAAAGGTTTTCCATTTCCCGCCAAAAGGTCAACCAGATAATCAATCAGCTGGAAGACATGCAAATTGTTTCCATAAAGATAAACGGCTACGAAAACCGCGATTTTATTCTTGAGAACACTATTGAAACCGAATTCAACTTGAAACACGTTCTGGTTGCGTCCGTGTCCGACGATTTCACGCCGGAAAACGTCATGAACGAAGTAACGTCGCTTGCTGCGTCCTGTTTGGATGTCTTTTTGCCGCAGAAAAAACGGATCGGCGTTTCGTTCAGCAGAACGCTGTCAAAAACGGTGCAGAAAATGGAATATAAGAAAAATGCGAACGGACACGTCGTGCAGATGTTCGGCGTGCAGAACGCCCTTTCCGACAGCACGAAGGACAGCACCGTCGCCCATTTGCTTGCCGAAAAGTTGGACTGTACCTGTTACACCATGTATTCTCCGGGAATCGTTTCTTCCGCGGAACTGCGCAACATGCTGCTGAAGGAAAAACCGATACGCGACTATTTCGACTACCTTACCACCTGCGACGCCGCCCTTGTCGGAATCGGATCCATCGATTCAGACACGTTTATCCGGCAGAACTTTTTTGCGGAAGCGGAGATCGAACAGCTGCGGTCAACGGGATTCCATTCCGTCGTCTGCCTGAATCCGATACGCGACGACGGTTCCTGGCACGACTGCCCGCTGTCCGATCGGATAATCGGCATAGACATTCCGACGCTCCGTAAAATACCCGACGTAATCGCCGTATCGGCCAACGCCGATAAAGCAAAATCGATCGTAAGCGCACTGCGCACCGGCTGTATCGACACCCTCATCGTCGATTCTCGCACCGCCGCCCGCATCTGCACGCTGATATCTCCCGCCGCTCCGTAA
- a CDS encoding PTS ascorbate transporter subunit IIC: MEKTEKKEAQKKQIPLRLSAKLYDAVAAWAEDDFRSVNGQIEYLLSECVRQRKKNGKYVSESLDEPPELTIE; the protein is encoded by the coding sequence ATGGAAAAAACGGAAAAAAAAGAAGCGCAGAAAAAACAGATTCCCCTGCGCCTTTCCGCAAAATTATACGATGCCGTCGCAGCCTGGGCGGAAGACGATTTCAGATCGGTAAACGGTCAAATCGAATATCTGCTTTCCGAATGCGTGCGGCAGCGTAAAAAAAACGGAAAATACGTTTCAGAATCGCTCGACGAACCGCCTGAACTGACGATAGAATAA